The Halorarum halophilum genome contains the following window.
CCAGTACCGGAGGAACGCGAACGCCCCCCTGACCGCCTCCGCCCCGTCGGGCCCGAGACCGAACATCCCCAGCACGGCCTCGATCTCGGGCGAGGTGTCGATCCGGTTGTCCCTCTCGCCGGCGGACGTGGCCACGACGCGCCGCCCGCTGTCGGTCCGCTGTACCCGTCCGTCGCCCGGGTCGGTGACGAGCCCGTTGTCCGCGAGGTCGGCCAGTCGTGCGTCGAGGTCGGCCCGTCCGACGTCGAGCTCCGCCGCGAGCTCCTCCGCGAGCTCCTCCGGGGAGCGGGCCTCGGTGCCGAGGGCGTTCAGTATCGTCCGGTCCGCTGCGTCGAGTTTCATCTCACACGGGGTGAGGCGGGGCTCCCCCTTCAACGTGGGCGTCCGAAGAAAGCGACCGGTCGGGCGTCGACCCGTCCGGCGGTCGGTCCGGATGGACCGTCGGCCGAGGGTCGACGAGCCGTCGGTCGGTGTCGGTCGTCAGTCGTCGTCGTCGGTCGGCTCGCCGCCGTCCGCCTGCGGGGCGCCGCCGGGCGCGGGAGTCCCCGAGGACGCGCGGTGCATCCAGCGGTCGATGTTGTTCGAGACGTAGGTGTGTCCGCCCCAGCCGAACGCGATGCCGGCGCCGAGCGCGAGGGCGGCTGCCAGGCCCCACGCGACCGCCTCCGCGAACGTGTAGAGGATGGTGACGTCGATCCCCATCGTGTCCAGCCCGATGACGATGGCGATGAAGTAGAGGAACATCCGGGTGCCGGTCGCGAACCAGGACGTGTACGCCGTCTGGGTCGCCGCGCGGGTCCGCGTGATCACGTCCCCGATGAAGTCGGCGACGACGAACCCGATGAGGATGACCAGCAGGCCGGCGATGAACGCCGGGAGGTACGAGACGGCCGTCCCGATCCACTGCGAGAGCAGCGGGATGGCGAGGACGTTCGCGGCCGCCAGCACCGAGAGGGCGACCACGAACCACTTCGTGATCGACCCGAACGTCTGGGAGACGGCCGACTCCGTCCCCCCGAACGTTCGACCGAGCGGCGTATCGAGGACCATCCGGTCGAACTCGACGCTGTCGGCGAGTCGTTGAACGACCTTCCCCGCGGCGACGCCGAGGATCCACCCCACGGCGAGGATGACCAGGGCGCCGACCAGTCGCGGCAGGAAGGCGACGATCTGGGCGATGGTCTCCTGGAGGAACTCGGGAATCTGTACCTGTATCACGGCTGACGCTGCTGTTGGCTGCATCTGTATACCTCGCCCCGTTTTCAGTTGTCGTAGCACTAAGGAGCGACCTTGCAGACTCCGGAAGCTTAAGTACCGAAACGAGGTTTCGTTACTAATTCGCCGCTGTCAGCGCCTGTGTGAGACGTTCAGCCGTTCCCGGGAAAGTTCACGTGGGGCACACAACATACAAGCAAATCTGCGTGGTTGGTGGTCACGCGGGAGGACGACGACCATGAGCCAGCAACAGCATCCACCACGACCGACGGAGAACCGGCAGCAACAGCAACAGCCGATCGAAGGGGGGCAGTCGACGCAACAGCAGCCGATGGAGGGGCAACAGTCCATGCAGGGGCAGGGGATGGAGCCGCAACAGCAATCGACCCAGCAACGGCCGATGGAACCACAACAGCAGCAGTTCGGCATGCAGCAGCAGCCCGGCCAGCAACAGATGGGTCAGCAGCCGGGTCAGGGGCAACAGCTGTCCGGACACGAGTTCCCGACGAAGACGCATCTCCCCCCGGAGACGCGGCGCGGGTCGATCGAACTCCTCAACCAGGCGCTCGTCGACACGACGGACCTGCTGACTCAGGTCAAGTTCGCCCACTGGAACGTCCGAGGCGAGAACTTCTTCCAGCTCCACGAGCTGTTCGAGGAGCTCGCGGAGGAACTGGAGGAGCACGCCGACGAGATCGCCGAGCGGGCGACCTCCCTCGGCGGGCAGGCGATGGCCACGACCCGCATCGCGGCGGCGACCTCGCGTCTCCCCGAGATGCGGACCGACGCGATCCGGGGAACCGAGTACGTGGAACTCGTCGCCGAGCGGGTGGCGATCCACGACGCCAACCTGTCGGCGGCACTCCAGGCGGCGACAGCGAACGAGGACCTCGACACGGCCGACCTGCTCAACGAGATCTCCCGGGAGGTCGGCAGGTACCGGTGGTTCCTGGAGGCTCACTTCATCACCCAGCCGACCGGAAGCGAGGGCTCCGTGGGCCAACAGCCGGGCATCGGAGACCAGCAGCCCGAGATGAGCGGTCAGCAACCCCGAACGAGCAGTCAACAGCCCGAGATGGGAGGACAGCAGTTCGGCATGAGCGAACAGCAACCGGGTATGGGAGGTTCCCAGCCCGGTATGGGAGCATCGCAGTCAGGCATGGGAGAACCGCAGCCCGGCATAGGAGAATCGCAATCCGGTATGGGCGGTCAGCAGTCGACCCAGCAACAGCCGCCGACGGGCGTTCAGCAGATGCAACCGCCGTCGATGGACGCGCAGGTCGGCGGCGAACAGCAGCAGCCCCGGCAGCAGTCGGATCACCAGCGGTCCTCCTACTGATAGGGGGACGATTCGCGCCCGGCGGGCGGTGACGCGACGGTGACCGACACCCCTTGATCACGGCGCGTCCCCGTTAGTCGGGACGCGTCGCCGGACGCTTCGCGTGTCGGCCGACCTCAGCGCTCCAGCCCCGACTCGTCCTCGCGTTCGGGGGCGTCGGGGTCCGCGTCCCGCCGTCCCGTCGCTCGCCCCTCGTCCCACGTCGGCTCCTCGGCGGCGAGTTCCTCGTCGCGACCCTCCAGCCGGCCCTCCTCGAACTCCGAGACCAGCGCCTCGTACGCCTCGTCGGGGTCCTCGAAGCTCCTGTCGAGGCGCCCGAAGGCGCTCCCGAGCGACTCCGTCTCGTTTGGCAGGTCGATGGGATCGTCCGCGTAGTAGGCGCTGAGGTCCTCGCTCGACACCGGGTACTGGTGCGTGCCGAGGTCCTCCTCGACCGCCTCCATCGTCCGCTCGACCGAGTCGGCGCGTTCGCTCTGCCGTCGCTCGGCGGCGTCCTGGACGCTATCGCGCGTGTTCTCGGGCCCTTCGGAGTCGTCAGGTGCCATGGGGGGTGTCGGGCGCGGCGCCCCAAAATATCCACGGCCGTCGGCGGCCGGTGCCTAGATGGATAGTGTGAATTTCGGGGGACGTGACCGCCCTGGAGGTCGAATCGACGGATAGACCTTTGAGGTCGGCGTCCGAACGGTTTCCTATGAGTGGACGTGGTGAGACACCCGAGGAGGAGGGCGAGGACGTCGAACCGTCGGCCCCGAAGATCTCGTTCGGACAGACGCTGTACACCGAGGACGGCGAGCCGGTCGGGAAGGTCCGGGGCGTCGAGGAGGGCGGGGTGTTCGTGAGCATCCGCGAGGGCGCCGAGTCGTTCAGCATCGAACACGCCCGGTCGGGGCAGGCGTTCGGCGAGGCGGAGCTGATGTGGCGCTGTACCGAGTGCGGCGAGATGGGAAGGATCGACGACGATCTCCCGGATAACTGCCCCAACTGCAACGCCGAGCGCGAGGCGCTCATGTACTGGACCGAGGACTGAGCCCGCGACACGACTTGCAAACAACGGCGACACGCTTTCCCGAACTCGCATGGGAGTGAGACGCATGGTATTCGGGCTCGGCCCCACCCGCTCGAGCGGGATGGGCGCCGGCCCGGTAGGAAGGAGGTACAACAATGAGCACTGACGAGAGTACGTCCGAACAGTCCGAACGGGCGGAAGGGACGCGACAGGAACGGGTCGGGGCCGGGGGCGTCGACTACGACGAACTGGAGGAGCTCCTCGGCGAACACGCCATCGGTCGCGAGAGCCACGTGAACGCCGAGGCGTTCGTCGTGCGCCCCGACGAGGTGCAGGACGCGCTGTCCCTGCTGCGCGACGAGGCTGGCTTCGACCACCTCTCCTGTCTCACCGCCCAGGAGTACGGCGACCGCTACGAGTCCATCTACCACCTGACGTCGTACGACGACCGCACGCGCGAGGTCGGCGTCGTCGTCCCGGCCGCGAAGGACGACCCGGTGAGCGAGAGCGCAGTCCCGGTGTACGAGACGGCGAACTGGCACGAGCGGGAGGCGTACGACCTCGTCGGTATCGAGTACGAGGGGCACCCCGACCTCCGGCGCATCCTGCTCCCAGAGACGTGGCAGGGCCACCCACTCGCGCTGGACTACGACCAGGACCGACCGCAGGTCGTCTCCCTCCGCGAGCACAAGAACCCCCTCGCCGGGGACACCCGCGGGCAGGGAGAGGGGGAAGAGGGGTCCGACACGATGTTCCTGAATATCGGGCCGCACCACCCGGCGACCCACGGCGTGCTCCACCTGAAGACGACGCTGGACGGCGAACAGGTCGCCGACGTGGAGCCGGACATCGGCTACCTCCACCGCTGCGAGGAGCAGATGGCACAGAACGGCACGTACCGCCACCAGATCATCCCCTACGCGGACCGGTGGGACTACACCTCGAACCTGCCGAACGAGTGGGCGGTCGCGCGGGCAATCGAGGACCTCGCCGACATCGACGTGCCGGAGTACGCCGAGGTGCTCCGGACGATGTCGGTCGAACTCGGTCGGATGCTCGGCCACTTCCTCGCGGTGGGGACGTTCGCGCTGGACGTGTACGGCGACTTCACGGCCATCTTCATGTACGCCATCCAGGACCGCGAGCGGATCCAGAACATCCTGGAGGACCTGACGGGCCAGCGGATGATGTTCTACTACTTCCGGGTCGGCGGCGTCGCGTGGGACGTCCCCGAGCCGCGCGAGGAGTTCTTCGAGAAGGTCCGCGACTTCCTCGAGGAGCTCCCCGAGGCGATCCAGGAGTACTACGACCTGACGACGAACAACGAGATCCTCCAGATGCGGACGGTCGACACGGGCCGCATCTCGGCCGAGACGGCCAAGGACTACGGCTGTACCGGCCCGGTGGCTCGCGCGTCGGGCGTCGACTACGACCTGCGCCGGGACGACCCGTACGGCTACTACGAGAACCTCGACTGGAACGTCGTCACCGAGGAGGCCGGCGACAACTACGCCCGACTCGCCGTCCGCCTGCGGGAGATCGAGGAGTCGGCCCGCATCGTCGAGCAGTGTCTCGACCTGCTGGAGGACTGGCCCGAGGACGACCGGACGCTCCAGGCGAACGTTCCCCGGACGCTGAAACCGGAGTCCGACACGGAGATCTATCGCGCGGTCGAGATCGCCAAGGGCGAACTCGGCGTCTACATCCGCTCGGACGGCACCGACAGCCCCGCGCGGTTCAAGATCCGGAGCCCGTGTTTCCACAACCTCTCGGCGCTGCCCGAGATGTCGGTCGGCGAGTACGTGCCCGACCTCGTCGCGGCGCTGGGTAGCCTCGACATCGTCCTCGGGAGCGTCGATCGGTGAGCGTGCCGGCGGGAGTGCTCGTCGCCACGACGCTCGCGTTCCTGCTCGCAAGGGGGCCCTCGCCGGCGGCATCGTCCTCAACGTCATCGAGGAGGAACTGCCCGCCGAGCGCAAGAGCCGGTTCGGGACGTTCGCGCTCGGCGCCGGAGAAACGCCGTCCTACTATCACTAGTGTGAATTACCCATCGTTGCGGACTGTTGCAGACCAGATGCAAACGAATGCAAGGGCGGAAGGGCTAACACTCCAGCCGGGGATGGGGAACCATGGCGCGATACCCGCGGCCAGTGAGGGACGCCCGCATCAAGTGCATCGAGTGCAACGCGCCCGTCGTGGAGACCGTCGACGAGGGGTACCACTGCGTCGACTGCGGCGGCTCCCCGATAACGTCGCACTCGGATGCGTCCTCGGGCTCCGAGGCGTCGTCGCTCAACGAAGCGGATGACTGAGTCGGCGGCGGCGGTATCCTTCCCGGGACTGGGTGGCCGGCTCGCGTGAGTGACTTCGAGGACCGCTTCGGGGACGCGCTCGAGGCCGTCCCCGAGGAGCACGTCGACCGGTCGCGCTTCGTGCCGGGCGTCGGCCCGCTCGACGCGGACGTCGTGCTGGTCGGCGAGGCGCCCGGAGAGAACGAGGTCGCGGAGGGCGAGCCGTTCGTCGGCCAGGCCGGCAGGGAGCTCGACCGCGTGCTCGCGGACCTCGGCGTCGACCGCTCGTCGGTGTACGTCACGAACCTGGTGAAGGTCCGGCCGCCGGAGAACCGGACCCCCTACGTCGCCGAGATCGACGCCTGGCGTCCGGTGCTCGACGCCGAACTCGAGCGCATCTCGCCGACCGTCGTCGTCCCGCTCGGCACCACCGCGACGCGGGCCGTGCTCGACACGGACGAGGGCGTCACCGACCTGCACGGCCGGCAGTTCGAACGGGACGGGTGGACGGTCGTCCCCGCGTTCCACCCCGCGGCGACCTTCTACGACGAGACCAAGCGCGACGAGTTCGAGGCCGACATCCTGGCCGCCTTCGAGGCCGCCGGGCTGGTGTGAGGGACGCCGGAAGCGGCCGCCTTCCACTGTTCGTTCGTGTCCGAGTCGAGTACTACGGGCAGCCGACACGCTACCGGTCGGCGGCGTGCCGGACTGGAACCCGGCGACGGGGCGGACGTCCCGGCGTTCCTCACTCCCGTACGCGCGGTACTCCCGGAGGAAACCCGCTTGCGGTGCTTCCCCGGAAACCACGGAGTAGTCACCTTATTTACATTCCAGCACACCCTCAACAATTAGGGGAACCTCTCTTATCCGATAGTTGTGTAGCAACCGTCACACCATGACGACCATTGTGCGAGCCACCCTGCCGGCGGAACAGTTCGCGCTCGACGAGACGTTCAATCGCGTTCCGTCGGCCGAGTTCGAGATCGTTCGGGTGGTCGCCGACAGCACCGACCGCGTGCTGCCGCTGCTGTGGGCGACTGCCGACGAAGGGGAGCCGTTCGACTCGCTACCGGAGGTGATCTCCGAGGACCCGACGACCCAGGAGATGTCCGTCGTCACCGAGTTCGACACCGAGTACCTCCTGAAGATGGACTGGGAGATGCACGTGCGCGTGCTGTTCTACATCCTGAAGGAGGAGGACGCGACCATCCTCGACGCGCGCACGAAGGACGGCGAGTGGCACTTCCGGGTGCTGTTCCCCGAACACGACTCGGTCGGGACCATGTACCAGTCGTGCAAGGACTACGACATCACCCTCGACATCAAGCAGATCACCCAGCTGTCCGACTCGTTCCGCCGCGGCTGGTTCGGCCTGACCGAGCACCAGTACGAGACCATCGTCGGCGCGTACCGCGAGGGGTACTACTCCGTCCCGCGGAAGGCGAACCTGGAGGAACTGGCGGACCGCTTCGGCGTCTCCCACCAGGCGCTCTCCGAGCGGCTCCGGCGGGGCCACGAGAAGCTCATCGCGAACGCGATGCACCTCGAGTCGACCCCGGTGTAGCTGGAACCCGACGGCCGTCGTGAGCGGCGGCCACGTCGAACGAGCACCGTGCCCGGTGACGGCCGCGGGGACCGTGCCCGCGTCGGATCCCCGCCGACAATGGTTTTCTCGATAAAGTAGCAACTCCGAACTGACCTTATGTCCATCTCTTTATAAGTCTTCTCTCCCGCCACCCGCCCCGCTACCGGCCGAATTCGGCCAGTACGCGAAACGCGGCGACGTGTCGGTGCGAACCGGCCTCCATCCGGACGGAACACACCGCGACGTGGGAAGGAACCAAACCCTCTCCCGGGAAACGTTCTCCCGGCATGGAAGGCGTGCTCTGGTACCTGCTCGCGAGTTCCCGCGGGGGACCGACGCGGACTCGGCTCCTTCGGGTGCTCGAGGACCAGCCACGCAACGCCAACCAGCTCGCGGACGAACTGGACCTCGACTACACCACCGTCCGACACCACCTCGACGTCCTGATGGACAACAACGTCGTCCGTCGCGCCGGCGGCGACTACGGGGCGGTGTACCTGTTCACCGACCAGGTCCGGACGAACTGGGACACGGTCGAGGAGATACTCGAGGCGGTCGACGCGGGGGGGAACGACGACCCATGAATACGGACGAACTTTGGACAGCACCTATGAGGGTTGCGGGCGGACCGGGGAGGCGACCATGACCGTCTGGCTCGACGTCGCGAGGGCCGCTGCGGGGGTGAACGTGCTGCTGCTGCTCGCGCTGGGCTCCGTGTGGCTCCGCAACTACCGCCAGCACGGCGCCCGGCACACGCTGGGGCTCCTCGTCGTCGGAGCCTTCCTCCTCGTGGAGAACGCCCTCTGGCTCTACTTCTACGTCGTCCACCCGGCGTTCGTCGGCTGGTTCGTTGCCGCCGACGCGGACGTGCAGGTCGGGATGGCGATGCTGTGCGGGCTGGAACTCGTCGCGCT
Protein-coding sequences here:
- a CDS encoding DUF5789 family protein, with protein sequence MAPDDSEGPENTRDSVQDAAERRQSERADSVERTMEAVEEDLGTHQYPVSSEDLSAYYADDPIDLPNETESLGSAFGRLDRSFEDPDEAYEALVSEFEEGRLEGRDEELAAEEPTWDEGRATGRRDADPDAPEREDESGLER
- a CDS encoding DUF7130 family rubredoxin-like protein, translated to MSGRGETPEEEGEDVEPSAPKISFGQTLYTEDGEPVGKVRGVEEGGVFVSIREGAESFSIEHARSGQAFGEAELMWRCTECGEMGRIDDDLPDNCPNCNAEREALMYWTED
- a CDS encoding helix-turn-helix domain-containing protein, whose translation is MTTIVRATLPAEQFALDETFNRVPSAEFEIVRVVADSTDRVLPLLWATADEGEPFDSLPEVISEDPTTQEMSVVTEFDTEYLLKMDWEMHVRVLFYILKEEDATILDARTKDGEWHFRVLFPEHDSVGTMYQSCKDYDITLDIKQITQLSDSFRRGWFGLTEHQYETIVGAYREGYYSVPRKANLEELADRFGVSHQALSERLRRGHEKLIANAMHLESTPV
- a CDS encoding winged helix-turn-helix domain-containing protein, with protein sequence MEGVLWYLLASSRGGPTRTRLLRVLEDQPRNANQLADELDLDYTTVRHHLDVLMDNNVVRRAGGDYGAVYLFTDQVRTNWDTVEEILEAVDAGGNDDP
- a CDS encoding mechanosensitive ion channel family protein encodes the protein MQPTAASAVIQVQIPEFLQETIAQIVAFLPRLVGALVILAVGWILGVAAGKVVQRLADSVEFDRMVLDTPLGRTFGGTESAVSQTFGSITKWFVVALSVLAAANVLAIPLLSQWIGTAVSYLPAFIAGLLVILIGFVVADFIGDVITRTRAATQTAYTSWFATGTRMFLYFIAIVIGLDTMGIDVTILYTFAEAVAWGLAAALALGAGIAFGWGGHTYVSNNIDRWMHRASSGTPAPGGAPQADGGEPTDDDD
- a CDS encoding uracil-DNA glycosylase, with translation MSDFEDRFGDALEAVPEEHVDRSRFVPGVGPLDADVVLVGEAPGENEVAEGEPFVGQAGRELDRVLADLGVDRSSVYVTNLVKVRPPENRTPYVAEIDAWRPVLDAELERISPTVVVPLGTTATRAVLDTDEGVTDLHGRQFERDGWTVVPAFHPAATFYDETKRDEFEADILAAFEAAGLV
- a CDS encoding NADH-quinone oxidoreductase subunit D, whose protein sequence is MSTDESTSEQSERAEGTRQERVGAGGVDYDELEELLGEHAIGRESHVNAEAFVVRPDEVQDALSLLRDEAGFDHLSCLTAQEYGDRYESIYHLTSYDDRTREVGVVVPAAKDDPVSESAVPVYETANWHEREAYDLVGIEYEGHPDLRRILLPETWQGHPLALDYDQDRPQVVSLREHKNPLAGDTRGQGEGEEGSDTMFLNIGPHHPATHGVLHLKTTLDGEQVADVEPDIGYLHRCEEQMAQNGTYRHQIIPYADRWDYTSNLPNEWAVARAIEDLADIDVPEYAEVLRTMSVELGRMLGHFLAVGTFALDVYGDFTAIFMYAIQDRERIQNILEDLTGQRMMFYYFRVGGVAWDVPEPREEFFEKVRDFLEELPEAIQEYYDLTTNNEILQMRTVDTGRISAETAKDYGCTGPVARASGVDYDLRRDDPYGYYENLDWNVVTEEAGDNYARLAVRLREIEESARIVEQCLDLLEDWPEDDRTLQANVPRTLKPESDTEIYRAVEIAKGELGVYIRSDGTDSPARFKIRSPCFHNLSALPEMSVGEYVPDLVAALGSLDIVLGSVDR
- the dps gene encoding DNA starvation/stationary phase protection protein Dps, yielding MSQQQHPPRPTENRQQQQQPIEGGQSTQQQPMEGQQSMQGQGMEPQQQSTQQRPMEPQQQQFGMQQQPGQQQMGQQPGQGQQLSGHEFPTKTHLPPETRRGSIELLNQALVDTTDLLTQVKFAHWNVRGENFFQLHELFEELAEELEEHADEIAERATSLGGQAMATTRIAAATSRLPEMRTDAIRGTEYVELVAERVAIHDANLSAALQAATANEDLDTADLLNEISREVGRYRWFLEAHFITQPTGSEGSVGQQPGIGDQQPEMSGQQPRTSSQQPEMGGQQFGMSEQQPGMGGSQPGMGASQSGMGEPQPGIGESQSGMGGQQSTQQQPPTGVQQMQPPSMDAQVGGEQQQPRQQSDHQRSSY